The following DNA comes from Hordeum vulgare subsp. vulgare chromosome 3H, MorexV3_pseudomolecules_assembly, whole genome shotgun sequence.
ATGAGCTCTTTACGAGTCCTTCAGAACAACTCCCAAGTAAGTGTTGATAACACTTCCAGTTCATCCATGCCAAGTATGAATGGCTTCTGCAGGCAAAATACTGGTCCAGCCTCACCTCCCAATGTGCCGCCCCATAATATGCCAAAGCTAAGCACATTTTGGACAGTCTGCATTTCTTGCCGCATAAACTTTGAGTACCCAAGGCAATACGTGAACCAATATATGATATGTGCAGAGTGCCATAAACCTTTTATGGCTGAAGAAGTTCCTCCTCCGCCTACTTCAAGTCACACCTACCAACCAAAGTCAATGGATACGAAGACTAGTAGGGTTCGCAGAGCAGGTCCTGGTGAGGGAATGGCAGGAACAGGAGTGGCTAGTGGCAGCCGGAATCATCATAATCCTATGCAGCAGCACTGCTCTTTTCAGGGATCTGCAGTCGGGGCACACACTTCTGCACATCCAGTGCAAAAGACACATGGTACTGTTTCAGGCTCTTCCGGATCGTCAATCCCTAGAAAAGCTGCAGCAACAAAGGAAAAGGAAGCCGCAAAGAAGCGATACAAGAAAGTAGCGCCGCAGTCAACAAGCTCtggccttggtggtgactcaagttCACAgaacaaggccaaaaggaaggCTCGTTCCACTGATCAGGCACCGGGAGCAAAGAGGCGCAAGGAGACTTCTAATTGTCATGTATCTGCTGGGAGCACCTTCATTAAGGAGatggagaagttggacatgcgaaGCTTACTAATTAACAAGATGAAACTCCAACTTGGAGACAAATTAGAGGAGTTCAACAGGAAGAAGGCTGATATGGAGAATAGACAAAAGATGCAAGCCAGTCAGAGAACAAACAAAGCGGCCACATGCAGCACATCAGTTGATGCCAAGAAAATGAAAAGGACACAAGGCAGTAGTTCAGTTCGTCCAGAAGGAGATAATGGGAAGGAACTGACCAGTGAAAGAAAGAGGGCAGAGAAGAGGAAGCATGCCGATTCAGAAGAAATGGGGTCATGGAAATGGAAGAAACCCGAAATACGTTTGTATTACACCAGGAGAAGCCGCAGGGAACAAGAGCCATCTCCCGATGAAATGCTTGTCCCTGATGCAGATTTCTGCACCTTTGGTGATCATTCTGGGAGCTCTTTCCAGGAGGATCAAGTGTGGGCTAcatatgatgaagaagatggcaTGCCTCGCTACTATGCTTTGATCC
Coding sequences within:
- the LOC123440719 gene encoding uncharacterized protein LOC123440719; the protein is MECNRDEAIRSKEMAERKYKVNDFAGARKLALKAKALFDLEGIDQMIVALDVHLRSLTKFEGENDWYGILEVSTWADEETIRKQYKKLALQTHPDKNSFVGADSAFNLISDAWNVLSDKNKRILHDQRRHMSSLRVLQNNSQVSVDNTSSSSMPSMNGFCRQNTGPASPPNVPPHNMPKLSTFWTVCISCRINFEYPRQYVNQYMICAECHKPFMAEEVPPPPTSSHTYQPKSMDTKTSRVRRAGPGEGMAGTGVASGSRNHHNPMQQHCSFQGSAVGAHTSAHPVQKTHGTVSGSSGSSIPRKAAATKEKEAAKKRYKKVAPQSTSSGLGGDSSSQNKAKRKARSTDQAPGAKRRKETSNCHVSAGSTFIKEMEKLDMRSLLINKMKLQLGDKLEEFNRKKADMENRQKMQASQRTNKAATCSTSVDAKKMKRTQGSSSVRPEGDNGKELTSERKRAEKRKHADSEEMGSWKWKKPEIRLYYTRRSRREQEPSPDEMLVPDADFCTFGDHSGSSFQEDQVWATYDEEDGMPRYYALIQTVLSRRPFKVTFAFLKADNPDEFGASGWLSCGFSKTCGDFKPGASEDADELNKFSHVVACQKGPGRRIIRILPRKGDIWALYQNWSADWDQHVPDETMYKYDLMQVLDSYSPREGISVMPIEKVPGFVSVFRPLSDPATSRRIPEEEMTRFSHQVPFHILTGEEAQNSPKGCYELDPGSTPKELLQVVR